The DNA region gtagataccttacagggtaattagattcaaaacatagagaatccctctaggcaaaaccttaagttacaaaaaagacacacacagacaggaatggtcattctattcagcacagttcctttctcagccatttaaagaaatcataatctaacacatacctagctagattacttactaaaagttctaagactccattcctggtctatccccggcaaaagcagcatacagacagacacagaccctttgtttctctccctcctcccagcttttgaaagtatcttgtctcctcattggtcattttggtcaggtgccagcgaggttacctttagcttcttaaccctttacaggtgagaggatttttcctctggccaggagggattttaaaggggtttacccttccctttatatttatgacaccttctgAGAAACAATACTCATGTGCAACAAAGCTGTGTATGCATTTTCTTTGATGCGGGAATTCAGTATGCAGGAAAGGTGCCAGAATGGACAGCAGTAAAGACTGAAACCTTCTAGCAAGAGAACAAATACCAAAGAGGGAGCAGCAGTGCAAACTTCCCCACATTTCCCAGTCGATGTACCTCACACCTGACTCTTGGTGTCCACATCTAGTGTCTTTCAGAGGGGAGGGCAGTCTCTACAACCCATTAAGTATCTGTCCTTTTTGCTGAGACTGAAACTAGGGAGCAAATTAGTGTCTACTGGAAACTGGTGTCAGAGTAAACAGAGAATAGAGGGGAACTTTAGATTACTACAGAACTGGATGTGAATGGCTTTCTATCTGCTCACCAGTCCCTTCACTCAAAACCTCAACTAAGAGACACCacctttttcttctgtttctacCGAAGTTCTTGAGATGTAAGCAGCAAGGAACACAACGCATACCATACCATTTGGATGCATGCAGCAATATCGTGAATCTAACTCTACATGCATACACACAGTAAATGTTTTCTGACACTAACGGAAGAAGTGAAGGATCCCATGGCATGACATGAAAGCAAGAGGCATAATACCACCTCCGAGGCAACATTCTCTTCATAGATCAGGTTCCGATGTCTAAGTCTGGGTGCAAGCCGTTGCTGAGCACACCAAGACTGCTGTTTGTATGGACAGTGACTGCACTACGGTTACCTCACggttttgaaaagtgctttggggTCAGAAACTGCATTAAGAAAATTTATCTAAAGACACATAAACGCCTAACGTGTACACATTTACAATGAATATCTGAGTTAATGAATTCCAACTCATTTACTTCAATCTCTTATCTCCTTAGTTTATAAAAAAAGAGCCTTATCAAACAAACGAACTGGCTGAAGATATGTAATTACCTAAAATGCATTGCACTGACCTTAAGACTTAAAGGTTAAAAACACCCTTTTCCAGACTGTGTGGAAAGGAAGAACAATTCATTTTGGAACTCCTGGTTAGATCAATGCTTAAACCTTCATTCTTCTCCTGCTGCAATATAAAACTGAATAATCTGTCTTCAGCAGCTGGAGGGAAAAACTAtggcaaacaaatgaaaaaacctGAATGAAAGAAAATGAGGATGGCCTATTTTCTTGTTTTCTGAAGATACTTTAAATTCAGATGCGtagaaaaaagttgaaaaacgAGATACTCAGCTGGTTAAAATGGAGCAAATACAAACAAGGAAAACAACCCCTCAGATTTGCAGTGCTGCAAACTCAGGCAAATATGCTATGTTAACCTTTTTGCTTTCGCAAGACAAACTTAATAAGCTTTCTTAAATACCCAGGGTAACCTGTGTACAGTTAACTTTGATCTAATGAAGCTACAGTTATACTGATGGAACATGAAAATCCTAGACTGTGTCAGTGCATCACAACATGCAGAAAGCAATTCCAGTTACAGGGCTGGTACCTGTTTTTGCTGaaggccaatgggagttttgccattaactttactGGAAGTCAAACTGTATTTCAGAGTGAAGTTATTCAGTGGGGAAAAGAAAGACCTTCCATGTAACTGGGTTCCACTGCAAATATATCACAGTCAACTTCCCTATGTTTTGGTTGTTTCATCTACAGCCTGTGTGGTTTCCTAGTACATTGTGGTCATATGATGGGAAAGAAATCTCATTAACACTTTCTCCAAATTGTATGCTCATTAATGAGGTTTACACTTACGTTTCCTTGCTTGGCAAGGTGAGAGATCCTCCTCTTTTGGCCAGGAAATAGAGTGGTTAACGCGTCATCCATCTTTTCTTCACTTGCCTCTTCTTTCAGTGGCTACAAAACAAAAGAGCAAACTTCCAAAATTGAATCGACTCAAGTGTCTGCTCCATGGGGATGTTTGGAATGCCTCCCTCTGAGATAACGGAATCGTAAAGGGAAATTACTTCCAGACAGCAGGTGAGGACAAACTACTACCAGCTGCTAAACTACTGAAAGAGAACCAGCTTTCAAAATAAGAGGCACCAGTGAAGCAAATGAATAACGGTATTACTGTTCCCACCCATGCAGCCCATTCACGGACCTTACGATAGGATGCCTTGGTTTAATCTATTACCAACACTACTCTCTTGGTCGTCCTTACAGACTGAATGCTTCAGCAGTGCTGTTTACCTGCCAACCACTTACATACCTCCATGTGTTAGCAACGCTTTTAAAACCAAAGAATTTAATTAAACTCTAGATGAGTTAATTTCTTGGTCCCACATAATTATCTCTCACAGAGCAGGCCTTGAAAAGCTGCAGGTCACTGAGCCTCCAGTGTCACTATTCTGCATTTAAGAAACAATGCACCCCTGCAGCTATATACAAGACTAATCCATCGAGGGACTGTGGTGCCAAACGCAGAGATGCTTTGTTCACAAGGCAGAAACCCCAGAATAGAACAACAGCTTTGCAGTAGAGAAGATGCTTATTAAAGCTCCTGTTTCCAGACATTTGATTTGCCAGATAAAAAGCCACTTTGGGGCTGACACCTCAGGCTTGTtcctagcaaacaaacaaacctgtttAGAAATGTTGACAAAATTCTATTTAGCTATTTGAGTTATACGGGCATGTACAGTAAGTGTTGCACATATTAACTTTTTTAGAGCCATAGCCACTAGCAGAATTCTCAATGGAGCGAAATTTGACATTCGCAAAGAAATTGAGTTTAGACAAAACTACAGAAGTGATCTTAGGAAAAGCTCAGTTCTCACTTaagcaagggccagattttcaaaagcgctccgccccagcagttcccattgtgACATTTATGACCAGGTTTTCAAAATTGGTCCGCTCCTAATTATTTAGGGACTGCAACaggagattaatttttttttaaatgtgaccaCTTAGAGTTCCGcagcatttaaggccagaaagtacctttaaatcatctagtctgacctcctgcatatcacaagccattacatttcacccagatacccctaTATTAAGCCCAAATACTTGAGTTAgaccaaagcatttcagtcctcgaGAGACTAAACtgtatgccacaggcagagaacaggaaagaCCTATGtccgaggcccctgcaatggcagggaacggATTAGATGAGATATATGCAGATAATCCCAGCAGGATGATCCTGTTAGACCCCTAAATAGGAGCTGGtgagtgctgagctcttttaaaaatctggccctataaaTACCTTCAAAATTAACAACTCACTGAGAtctggggctccaggctgctttTAGAAATGAAAATAGGTGTCATTTCAGTGTGCAATCTTACATACATACTACGTATAGATAGAatgtgtatgtattttttttttaaagcagaacacACCTAAATAAGCACCTACTCAGAGGGATCTCACCCTCTTAAAAGACAAATTTCTCCATGACAACTCTCTCCTCTTAATCTTCAATAGATATGGGGTGCAAGGGAAGGAATCCTTCTCCAAAAAGGGAAAATTAAAGCCTTGATGAAGGAATATAAAATGCTGTGCCTGCAAAGTCCAGTTAGTGGCTGTGAGAATGTTGCCCTATGAACATTTCCATTCTGCGCCAGAACACTGCATTTGCACAGTTTCAATTAAGTGAATTAGAGCCCTCATTTCTGTACTTTTTCAGGGGAAGAAGAGTTATAAGAACTCCACCATTTTTGAACTATGCAACATTTGGAAAGCTCAAAGAAGATGATAAACATTTCCTGCTATAAGCAACTCGGCATGTTGTTaaactcttttcttttaaaattggcAAGGTAGAGTTTATTGCTATTGTTGGGACTTTCTTATTAAAGCGCGAGGCTTTTGACAATGGAAGCACAGACAATTAAACAACTCTTACGTACCCTTTCCTAAATACCATAAAAAGAACGCATGTGTTTAAGCAGTAATTATTTTCTTCTGAACTATTAAACCAGCAGAATCAAGTAACAGGGAAACCTCCTTTATAATTTCTTCCACCAAGGTTCTAACACCAGTGTCACAAATGTAATTTTACCTGTCAGCAAGAGAGAACGTTAGGCTCTGATCAGTGCCATTACAGCAAGTAATATCTGGAATCAGAAGCTTTATTAGCCGATCATTCTTTCATGGGACAAAATTCTTTTCTCCATACAGCAGTTGTGGTTTCAGTCAATGACAATCAGTGAATTCTCAGTTGCTTAGGAGCATTTGTCTTTTAATATCATGCTTTGTTCAACACATGCCGAATGCATCTAGTTATCTCAACTTCATCTATGAAGCCTTACTCTGGACATAGTGAGCCCATACAATACACCTGTCTCAGATAAATGTAACTCTTTGGTACCCTTCATTGCAATCAGATGTGCCTAAAAGATAATATTGGCAATAAAGGTTTTCAGGGTTTCTTTGAATAAAGGAAGTCAGGTTTTTTCTAGAGTCTATTCCCAGTTTGATTTCCAGAAACACCTGCTATGGTGAAAATGAAGTGATCCCCAATAGAAAACTTAACAGCATTATGTCTGACATGAAATCAAGTGCTTCTGTTCATTTACAGCCAGACATGCATTTAGCTGAGGGTTTCTCCTCATTGTCTCGTTAACTTGGATGTCAAAAAGATGGAGGATAAGATTAGTTTGTTTCTACCCTATCATCCCAGAGACCACTAAAGGATTATTACTGACAGTGTGTTTTCTAGTTCTTTGCCCTACttagttttaaatgtctccatGGATGGAGCTTTCTACACTTAATTTGGAGACTATGCCACAACCACAGGGATCTCACTGTTAGGCAGCTTTTAAGataaatgttctttttctttattttatcccATTCCTCCAAATACCTTTTGTATCATGCTGAGTAATTCTTCCCTCCACTTTAAGAGTTTACACTATTCACGTATGGATGGATGGGAATCCTTATTCAGGAACTGAACTATGAGAGTTTAAAATGGCATACATGTAGGCTTTTAGAGGTTCCCTTTAAAAGTATCaactagatcagcggttctcaaactgtggatccgGACCCCAATGTGGGTTGCAActttgttttaatggggttgccagggctggcattagacttgctggggcccagggctgaagcccaagccccaccgcccagagccaAACCAGAAGCCCGACAGCTTCAGCCCTgcgtggcagggctcaggttacaggcccccaacccaaggctgaagcccttgggtttcgACTTTGGCCCATCTGCAcagagtggtggggctcaggctttgtccCCATTCCTGAGGTGGCAGGactcgggtgggctcaggctttggtcccacctcctggggtcatgtagtaatttttgttgtcagaagggggtcacggtacaatgaagtttgagaacccctgaactagataATATCCCAATATCCAACTAAATATTGGTTATGGGCTAGGAAATGCTATGGGAGAGAGCAGGCTAGCTGGCTGAATTGTCTAGGTCCTGGGTTTCCTACACACCCAATCCCTACCTTCCCAGTTGCCTCCCCATTAAGGAGGGCTCTTTCTTCATTCAGTCCTCCAGGCAATTCAGTAAGCGTCAGCCATACTAGCTTACTTTCACCATCAACTTATTGCCTTAGAGGTTGCCCTGCTGTTTCTGGTCACACTGCACTCAGTGGAACCTGTTGCATGAAGGAGTGGGGGTCCCCAGGCTATCAGCAATGATGCTGGCCTGGGTTACCTCTGAAAGGCTAGGAAATTCTCTCTTAAGCTTTTGATGTATCCAGCTAGACAGCTGGGGTTGTCATTACACCTGCTGGAGACATAAACAACTGCCAATTCTGCTAGGGCGAAACTTCAAAACTGATGGATGTCAAAACTCAGATTCCAGTGCTGTGTCCATCATGTGGCAGGGAGGAACCATCCCCCAAAATTCTGATTTGGTATAGCAAAACACACAGTAATAGTAACTAGATAATACTTCCGATACCCAATTAACTACTGGTGGGATGGGAATGGAAATAGCACACTCAAGCCACAACTACTTTCAAGCATTGGTCAAAATTATAAATGGAATAGCAATTTAAACTTTGTAGGGGAATCCccaccctgtccccacccccaccccccaactccttgGGAGAGGCAACAAAAATAGAATAATGACACTAAAGGCAGTTGGTTTAACATCTAAATTTGGAGGCAGGGGAATGATTGACTAGTGCTGTATTCAGAATGAACATTACCTGCTTCCCTAGCCTTCCCTTGTCTTCTGTTTTCACATCCGTGGATTCGTTAAAAATTCTGAGGCACTCTTCCATGGGGTCAGAGTCATAATCCAAATCTTTCTCCAGGACGGAATAATCAATGTCATCAGAGGATGAGGAGGATGAAGATGACTTGGACAGCTTGGAGCGTTGAATGCTCTTTGTCCCTTCATTATCACTCTGAAAACCATAGGAGCCATCATCTCCATCAGAGTCTGAGCTCATGTTTGGAAATGTAGAAGGAGGTTGgcccaccttctcctcctccccgctCTCATCTCCAAATAGGTCAATGTGGCTCAACGTCCGTTGTTTCGGCTTACACTTGCCTTTTGAGTTCCCCACTTTCGCAGGGCTTGCCTTCCTTTTTGGACGATCAGAGGCAGAAGTCTTGCCCCCTTTATCTTTGTGTTTATCCCTTGAGGCTTGTTTGCCATTTTTCAGATCAGCTGCCTTTAGTATGGAGTCCTTCTTGCTACCTTCCAGCTTCTCTGTGCTagctcccttccagagcccctCATTCTTGCTTTTCCCTGAGCTGGCTGCACAGCTGGTGGACTTCGACTTTTCTTTCTTAGCCACTTTTTCCAATTTCTCTTTTTCAGATTTCTTCAAATTCCCATCAGGTTTTGCTTTGATACTTTTCTCTTTAcagtttttttctccatttttaattttcaatttttcttctttcttaactgttctctctttctttgtgtttttaCTTTTCTCCTTGCCCATCTCTTTGTGGCAAGGGGGCTTATTGccatctgtttttttctttttcattttgtcttttgCAATCTCTTTGCTGTCTTTGTCTTCAACATCCTGTTCATTCTTGCCAGAATATGCCTTTGCCAATTTCGTATTCTTCTCTGACAAGTCTTTGACAAGATTTTTCCGTGGACTTTCAATATCTTCCATGTCATACTGCACTGCCATTTCTTTCATCTCCCGGGAATTTAGGTCTTCCAGTTTGGTGCTCTTTTCTTTGACGGACAACCCATCACTTGATTCATTTTCAGAACTGACTTTAGATTGTAAACGGCTAACAGAGGTTGGCTGGTATTCCAAGTCAACATCCTCTTCAGAGTCAGAGAATTTGGCATACGTTCCATAGTTATTGGATACATTACAGTGCTTTTTCCGTGAAGGAGAATAAGATTCTCCATAACTGGAGACCTTTCTCCTTTTGGTCCCCTTCTGCTCCTTTGTGCTGGCTTTGCTCAAAAGCCTTGCTGAGTAATTTGAAAGAGGGTCATATTCCAAGTCCGTAGAAGGCTTGGAGTCATCAATCACATACTTATTGTTAGGGACAACGCTACTGTATTTTTTAGGCTGAGCTACGACCTTGGGAACGTATTCCAATGAACTACCTTTGGATTTGGCATTGTCAAATGTATCCAAGGTGTATTTACTTGAACTAGCAGCAGCCAAAGGCGTAGGGTTGTAGTCTGTGTTATTATTCAAATTATAGCTACCTGGGTTATATTCTAAAGAGTCTGTTTTTGTCACAGCAGCTGACACAGATGTTTTGGAAATAAGTGAAGAAGCCTCAGATGTGCTGTATTCCTTTGTTGTCTCCAATAACTCCTCATACTTTTTCTGCTCTCTCTCAACTTCATATCTGACCTCTTCGATGGCCTTGTTGACCAGCTCCAGCTGTAGAATGCTAGGGGCTGACACTGCAATGTCACCCAAAGCACCATTAGCTATTTGGGTTGAAGGCTTGGGAAGCTCAGGGTTATATGGATCATAACCAAGCTCTgtaaggggaggaaaaaaaaaaaaagtaccttaGATCTAGCAATTTTTCTAAAGTAAGATTATCCTTGATTTTGTATGAAATGTCTATTAAAGTCTAAAAGCGAAGCTCCACTGTCATCAGATCCCAGCATTGGAAAGACAtgtaacaagcaaacaaaaaaacaaccaaaaccatGCTCTTGCACGTGGAATGGGACACGCTAGCTGATCAACATTCTCCGGCTTGTGTGAAGCTGGAGGTcaaactaggtgatcacaatggtccctcctggtcTTAAAGCCTACGAATAATACACCATTGTGAATCCAATGCCTTTATTACTTACTACAGTTTTGAAAAGCTCTCCAGGTAAAATTTTCATTTGGGAATGTAAAGTtcaattttcatcaaaatgtaaACTAAAACTCCATCTTTTTACTGCATATATCTGCTTCTTATATTTCTCTGTGTCCTATCTACTTAAtgagtttttaaattatttttattactgtaagCACTGCAGAGCTAACATGGTTGCACAAGAacaaactgtattttattttgacaaaaactGCCAGCCAAGTTCTAGTTATTTTTTACTGTTGATGCCAGTGTCTGAAGCACCAAACATCTCCAATTTCACTTGCAGTCCACTGAGGTTTGTGACTGTGAGGGAGAAAACCTTACCCTGGCTGATAAACTGAGCAAATGTGACACAGAAGTCACAGAAATGGAAGTACCACCATTACCGGGTCTTTTAGAAAGGTAAAACTACACTTCAATTTCATAGAGCAAGGAGATTAAGACACGTGTATTAAGTACTCTCACAAAATTTAAAAGATAACCAGAAATGTCTGACATTTGTCTCTCCACAAATCTCTTTTCAGATGTTGCAACTTCCTCAGATAATTATAACATTAGAACTGTCTGAGAATCTTGGTGAGCGCAGACTCTGAACAATCCACCTTGGCATTTAGACTAATTGTAGTGATATCCTACCACTCCATTTTATCTTTTACATAGAAATAGAGAAGAAAGATTTGCTGGGGAGATTTTTTTTGTGAATGCAATTTTACTCTTGCTGTATAAGTAGTCTGCATATCACTTGAAAATTATACATCTATTTATCCAAGTAGGAGATAGCAACTTTCAATTGAGACATTAAAGTCAAAGAAAATCAGTAAAGCACAGCCTGGTATCTAATCTGCTCACAAGGCACCCGTATTCTAACTAGTGCACACAGTTCTGTGGTAATTATGTAGTCAGCAAGCAACTTGCTCCCTCTCTAAGTACCAGGCACAGAGAAAGATAATTTTCTCCTCTGTTATTAACAGAAGTTCATGACAACAATCATGATGCAGGGCCACTAAGTGCTACTAAACTGGCCTGTTCATCCCCATACATTTCTAAAAAATGAACCAAGATCTCAATCAAAACGATTCTGCTGAACCCACGACATTAACTTAAGAAAAACTTACTACTTTATACTGAAAGCAGgatgtattttaaaagtaaatcaataaaaataatgagTTTGGTCTATTGTTAAGAAACCAATGGCTAAGCTTTTGTGCAAAACCTGGCTAGAGCTCAGGGCTCCGCAGAGATGAAAAACAAGATGGTTTTTCATGTTGCTTCCTGAACAAGGGCTACTCAAGGCAATACATTAAAACAAACtgcaaaaactgaaaatgaatgaaTGTGAAGACTCAGTTTAGGTTTTACTCTTGTAAACTGACTCAAAACTAGAAGAGACAGAATATTCTTTCATGGGATTTATTGTTTATGGCCAATTATAAGAATATAAAAGAGTtcccatacttggtcagaccatgATCCAtgttgcccagtatcctgtccccgataccataccataccagagtttcaggggagtgtacagaacagggcaattatgttTTCCACTCTCGggataaatgattttttttaattcctatcATAGGATGGAGGCAAATCCTACGTAATGAACTCTttgaaacatagaatcatagaatatcagggttggaagggacctcacaaggtcatctagtccaaccccctgctcaaagcaggaccaatccccaactaaatcatcccagccagagctctgtcaagcctgaccttaaaaacctctaaggaaggagattctaccacctccctaggtaacgcattccagtgtttcaccaccctccttgtgaaaaagtttttcctaatatccaacctaaacctcccccactgcaacttgagaccattattccttgtcctgtcctctt from Eretmochelys imbricata isolate rEreImb1 chromosome 25, rEreImb1.hap1, whole genome shotgun sequence includes:
- the REXO1 gene encoding RNA exonuclease 1 homolog isoform X1, whose product is MLRPSGYFRGIDCPFLGAGGRGAGGPPCRRPHCHFRHPPAARGAAAAPESGAKPGAELGYDPYNPELPKPSTQIANGALGDIAVSAPSILQLELVNKAIEEVRYEVEREQKKYEELLETTKEYSTSEASSLISKTSVSAAVTKTDSLEYNPGSYNLNNNTDYNPTPLAAASSSKYTLDTFDNAKSKGSSLEYVPKVVAQPKKYSSVVPNNKYVIDDSKPSTDLEYDPLSNYSARLLSKASTKEQKGTKRRKVSSYGESYSPSRKKHCNVSNNYGTYAKFSDSEEDVDLEYQPTSVSRLQSKVSSENESSDGLSVKEKSTKLEDLNSREMKEMAVQYDMEDIESPRKNLVKDLSEKNTKLAKAYSGKNEQDVEDKDSKEIAKDKMKKKKTDGNKPPCHKEMGKEKSKNTKKERTVKKEEKLKIKNGEKNCKEKSIKAKPDGNLKKSEKEKLEKVAKKEKSKSTSCAASSGKSKNEGLWKGASTEKLEGSKKDSILKAADLKNGKQASRDKHKDKGGKTSASDRPKRKASPAKVGNSKGKCKPKQRTLSHIDLFGDESGEEEKVGQPPSTFPNMSSDSDGDDGSYGFQSDNEGTKSIQRSKLSKSSSSSSSSDDIDYSVLEKDLDYDSDPMEECLRIFNESTDVKTEDKGRLGKQPLKEEASEEKMDDALTTLFPGQKRRISHLAKQGNADVPNKPVIRPYRPPTAQEVCYRRIQLAQQQAAQLAVAVQRASLASPGEKKRIAHVPSVALSTAAKQITVGIKKTIPVSSVTAPNGSEAPALTLKARTLTGMTSKTTTTALQKRIAHAPSLQSASLKRPVIPTEFGAKVPTNIRQRYLNLFIDECLKFCSSSQEAFDKALSEEKVAYERSTSRNIYLNVAVNTLKKLRSLVPNSPPCVNKTSNRKVVSHEAVLGGKLAAKTSFTLNQSGNLRAEDLTGAALHRRLKEYLLTEEQLKENGYPMPHPEKAGRAVVFTVEEKKTTDSSCRVCCRCGTEYMVSTSGNCIRKEECLHHWGRLRKQRVPGGWETHYSCCSGAVGSPGCQVAKQHVQDGRKENLEGFVKTFEKLPTTDGYPGIYALDCEMCYTKQGLELTRVTVINSDLKVVYDTFVKPDNKVVDYNTRFSGVTEEDLANASITLRDVQAVLLNMFSTDTILIGHSLESDLFALKLIHGTVVDTAVVFPHRLGLPYKRALRTLMADYLKRIIQDNVEGHDSSEDASACMELMIWKIKEDAKVKR
- the REXO1 gene encoding RNA exonuclease 1 homolog isoform X2, whose product is MNKYLHYLLTVEKSELGYDPYNPELPKPSTQIANGALGDIAVSAPSILQLELVNKAIEEVRYEVEREQKKYEELLETTKEYSTSEASSLISKTSVSAAVTKTDSLEYNPGSYNLNNNTDYNPTPLAAASSSKYTLDTFDNAKSKGSSLEYVPKVVAQPKKYSSVVPNNKYVIDDSKPSTDLEYDPLSNYSARLLSKASTKEQKGTKRRKVSSYGESYSPSRKKHCNVSNNYGTYAKFSDSEEDVDLEYQPTSVSRLQSKVSSENESSDGLSVKEKSTKLEDLNSREMKEMAVQYDMEDIESPRKNLVKDLSEKNTKLAKAYSGKNEQDVEDKDSKEIAKDKMKKKKTDGNKPPCHKEMGKEKSKNTKKERTVKKEEKLKIKNGEKNCKEKSIKAKPDGNLKKSEKEKLEKVAKKEKSKSTSCAASSGKSKNEGLWKGASTEKLEGSKKDSILKAADLKNGKQASRDKHKDKGGKTSASDRPKRKASPAKVGNSKGKCKPKQRTLSHIDLFGDESGEEEKVGQPPSTFPNMSSDSDGDDGSYGFQSDNEGTKSIQRSKLSKSSSSSSSSDDIDYSVLEKDLDYDSDPMEECLRIFNESTDVKTEDKGRLGKQPLKEEASEEKMDDALTTLFPGQKRRISHLAKQGNADVPNKPVIRPYRPPTAQEVCYRRIQLAQQQAAQLAVAVQRASLASPGEKKRIAHVPSVALSTAAKQITVGIKKTIPVSSVTAPNGSEAPALTLKARTLTGMTSKTTTTALQKRIAHAPSLQSASLKRPVIPTEFGAKVPTNIRQRYLNLFIDECLKFCSSSQEAFDKALSEEKVAYERSTSRNIYLNVAVNTLKKLRSLVPNSPPCVNKTSNRKVVSHEAVLGGKLAAKTSFTLNQSGNLRAEDLTGAALHRRLKEYLLTEEQLKENGYPMPHPEKAGRAVVFTVEEKKTTDSSCRVCCRCGTEYMVSTSGNCIRKEECLHHWGRLRKQRVPGGWETHYSCCSGAVGSPGCQVAKQHVQDGRKENLEGFVKTFEKLPTTDGYPGIYALDCEMCYTKQGLELTRVTVINSDLKVVYDTFVKPDNKVVDYNTRFSGVTEEDLANASITLRDVQAVLLNMFSTDTILIGHSLESDLFALKLIHGTVVDTAVVFPHRLGLPYKRALRTLMADYLKRIIQDNVEGHDSSEDASACMELMIWKIKEDAKVKR